A single window of Methylocella tundrae DNA harbors:
- a CDS encoding aspartate carbamoyltransferase catalytic subunit produces the protein MLDQGPEYKFPHRHLLGIEGLSPQDIHVLLDLAEEAIEVSRQVEKKRSTLRGRTLINLFFEASTRTQSSFELAGKRLGADVMNMSVATSSVKKGETLLDTAMTLNAMRPDIIVVRHAQAGAVHLLARKVDCSVVNAGDGAHEHPTQALLDALTIKRNRGRISGLTVAICGDILHSRVARSNILLLSALGARVRVIGPSTLLPAGIERMGVEVFRDMRAGLKDVDIVMMLRLQRERMQGGFIPSPKEYFRFFGLDEEKLSLAKPDALVLHPGPMNRGVEIDSAVADGAHSRIREQVEMGVAVRMAVLDALAQHLPNG, from the coding sequence ATGCTAGACCAAGGTCCAGAATACAAATTTCCCCATCGGCATCTCCTCGGCATCGAAGGTCTTTCGCCGCAGGACATTCATGTTCTGCTGGATCTCGCGGAAGAAGCCATCGAAGTTTCGCGCCAGGTCGAAAAGAAGCGCTCGACCTTGCGGGGACGCACTCTGATCAATCTCTTCTTTGAGGCCTCGACCCGCACCCAATCCTCTTTCGAGCTGGCTGGCAAGCGGCTCGGGGCCGACGTCATGAACATGTCGGTCGCGACCTCCAGCGTCAAAAAAGGCGAGACTCTCCTCGATACGGCGATGACCCTCAACGCCATGCGCCCTGACATCATAGTCGTGCGGCACGCCCAGGCCGGCGCGGTCCATCTCCTCGCGCGGAAAGTCGATTGCTCAGTCGTCAACGCCGGCGACGGCGCCCATGAGCATCCGACGCAGGCGCTGCTCGACGCGCTGACGATCAAGCGCAACAGGGGCAGGATCTCGGGGCTGACAGTCGCGATTTGCGGCGATATTTTGCATTCGCGCGTGGCGCGCTCCAATATTCTGCTGCTTTCCGCGCTCGGGGCGCGGGTGCGCGTAATTGGTCCCTCGACCCTGCTGCCCGCCGGCATTGAGCGCATGGGCGTCGAGGTTTTTCGCGATATGCGGGCCGGGCTGAAGGACGTCGACATCGTCATGATGCTGCGCCTCCAGCGCGAGCGCATGCAGGGCGGCTTCATCCCCTCGCCAAAGGAATATTTCCGCTTCTTCGGGCTCGATGAAGAAAAGCTGAGCCTCGCCAAGCCCGACGCGCTGGTGCTGCACCCAGGCCCCATGAACAGGGGCGTCGAGATCGATTCGGCGGTTGCGGACGGCGCGCATAGCCGCATCCGCGAACAGGTCGAAATGGGCGTCGCGGTCCGCATGGCCGTGCTTGACGCGCTCGCCCAGCATCTGCCGAACGGATAA
- the pyrC gene encoding dihydroorotase yields MRIPSTPSIAHQPLALVNGRLFDGETFSGAHGGVLILDGAILDLGPEIAPKNLPSHARVIDCGGDVIAPGLIDMRAFVGEPGAEHRETIATATAAAAAGGVTTILARPDTNPPVDEPAVVDFLLRRARDTGRVRLIPSAALTHGLRGEEIAEIGLLQQAGALAFSDGAESISNARVFRRVLSYARDFDALVIHYAEDRDLSAEGVMNEGEFASRLGLSGIPREAEAIMLDRDIRLVALTGARYHAALVTTTLSLEIIARAKAAGLPVTCAVSINHLTLNESDIGDYRTFLKLAPPLRHEDERRALVKALASGLIDIIVSDHNPQDVETKRLPFAEAENGAIGLETMLSAGLRLVNAGELSLQRLIGSMTLRPAEILGLPQGRLKIGAPADLIRFDPEEPYVVDPANLHSRCKNTPFDEARMEGRVKLTLVAGETAFEAE; encoded by the coding sequence TTGAGAATTCCATCCACTCCCTCGATCGCGCATCAGCCTTTGGCGCTCGTCAATGGGCGCCTCTTTGACGGCGAGACATTTTCGGGCGCGCACGGGGGCGTTCTGATCCTTGACGGCGCGATCCTGGATCTCGGGCCGGAAATCGCGCCAAAGAATCTGCCCTCGCACGCCCGCGTCATTGATTGTGGCGGCGACGTCATCGCGCCGGGCCTCATCGACATGCGCGCTTTCGTCGGGGAGCCTGGAGCCGAGCATCGCGAGACCATCGCCACGGCGACGGCCGCGGCGGCGGCGGGCGGCGTCACGACGATTCTCGCGCGTCCCGACACCAATCCGCCGGTCGACGAGCCGGCCGTCGTCGATTTTCTGTTGCGCCGCGCGCGCGACACTGGGCGCGTGCGCCTCATTCCCTCGGCCGCGCTGACGCATGGCCTGCGCGGCGAGGAGATCGCCGAGATCGGCCTGTTGCAGCAGGCGGGCGCGCTCGCCTTTTCGGACGGCGCCGAGTCGATCAGCAATGCGCGGGTGTTCCGCCGCGTCCTGTCCTACGCCCGCGATTTCGACGCGCTTGTCATCCATTACGCCGAGGACCGCGATCTGTCCGCCGAGGGCGTCATGAACGAGGGCGAATTCGCCTCGCGCCTTGGTCTTTCGGGCATTCCGCGCGAGGCTGAGGCGATCATGCTCGATCGCGACATCCGCCTCGTCGCCCTCACGGGCGCGCGCTATCACGCCGCCCTCGTCACGACGACCCTTTCGCTCGAGATCATCGCGAGAGCCAAGGCGGCCGGCCTGCCGGTCACCTGCGCCGTTTCGATCAATCATTTGACCCTGAACGAGAGCGACATTGGCGATTACCGCACCTTTTTGAAGCTCGCCCCGCCGCTCCGGCACGAAGACGAGCGCCGCGCGCTCGTCAAGGCGCTGGCCTCCGGCCTCATCGACATTATTGTGTCGGACCATAACCCGCAGGACGTCGAGACCAAGCGCCTGCCTTTCGCGGAAGCCGAGAATGGCGCGATCGGCCTCGAGACCATGCTGTCGGCGGGGCTGCGCCTCGTGAACGCGGGCGAACTCTCGCTTCAGCGCTTGATCGGCTCGATGACTTTGCGCCCGGCTGAAATTCTCGGGCTTCCGCAAGGGCGGCTGAAAATCGGCGCCCCTGCCGATCTCATCCGTTTCGATCCCGAAGAGCCCTATGTCGTCGATCCGGCAAACTTGCATTCGCGGTGCAAGAATACGCCTTTTGACGAGGCGCGCATGGAAGGCCGGGTGAAGCTGACGCTTGTGGCGGGGGAAACAGCGTTCGAGGCGGAGTGA
- a CDS encoding P-II family nitrogen regulator: MKLVVAIIQPFRLDEVRDALTAAGVSGMILTEVKGFGHQKGYAEIYRGAEYVTSFVPKIKIEVAVPASRVDAVAEAIMKSAFTGQIGDGKIFIMSVDRTLRIRTGEMDEAAL, from the coding sequence ATGAAGCTCGTCGTCGCCATCATTCAGCCCTTCAGACTCGACGAGGTGCGGGACGCTCTGACGGCTGCCGGGGTCTCCGGCATGATCTTAACCGAGGTCAAGGGATTTGGGCATCAGAAGGGCTACGCGGAAATTTACCGCGGCGCGGAATATGTTACGAGCTTCGTTCCAAAGATCAAAATCGAAGTCGCAGTCCCCGCCAGTCGGGTCGACGCGGTCGCCGAAGCGATCATGAAATCGGCCTTCACGGGCCAGATCGGCGACGGCAAGATTTTCATCATGAGCGTCGACCGCACGCTGCGGATTCGCACGGGGGAAATGGATGAAGCGGCGCTTTAG
- a CDS encoding ammonium transporter: MAAIALLLCIHPSLAQETAPAPPPCDAKTLTACTPNSGDTAWMLTSVALVLMMTVPGLGLFYGGMVRKKNVADTVMTSFAITCLVTILFAVVTYSMSFRAGTPFVGGFDRAFLQGILSDIGKGVGNPNPLAPTIPETVYICFQMTFAIITPALIAGAFAERMKFSAMLWFIGLWAIFVYAPVAHWVWGPDGFLNSTNDAAFVKVLDFAGGTVVHVNSGVAGLMAALMLGRRNDTGPAHNVVLTFIGASLLWVGWFGFNAGSAVTAGLQAGMAMTVTQIATAVSAFVWMLVEWAHRGKPTLVGVCSGAVAGLVAITPASGFVGPGGSMVIGVAAGVICYGAVTWLKAALGYDDALDCFGVHGVGGATGAILTGVFAISEYGGTAGLIEGNTHQVVNQLIGVGVVVAYDAIVSLIILFIIEKAIGLRVASEVEMEGLDLSLHGEAVH, encoded by the coding sequence ATGGCGGCGATCGCGCTCCTTCTTTGTATTCATCCATCCCTGGCGCAGGAGACGGCTCCCGCGCCGCCCCCCTGCGACGCCAAGACCTTGACCGCCTGCACGCCGAACTCCGGCGACACCGCCTGGATGCTCACTTCCGTGGCGCTGGTCCTGATGATGACGGTTCCGGGCCTCGGACTGTTCTATGGTGGTATGGTGCGCAAGAAGAACGTCGCCGACACGGTGATGACGAGCTTCGCCATCACCTGCCTCGTCACCATCCTGTTCGCCGTCGTGACCTACAGCATGTCGTTTCGCGCCGGCACGCCCTTCGTCGGCGGCTTCGATCGCGCCTTCCTGCAAGGCATTTTGAGCGATATCGGAAAAGGCGTCGGCAATCCCAATCCGCTCGCGCCGACGATTCCTGAAACAGTCTACATCTGTTTCCAGATGACTTTCGCGATCATCACCCCGGCCTTGATCGCAGGCGCTTTCGCGGAACGCATGAAATTCTCGGCGATGTTGTGGTTCATCGGTCTGTGGGCGATTTTCGTCTATGCGCCGGTCGCGCACTGGGTCTGGGGTCCGGACGGCTTCCTGAACAGCACGAATGACGCGGCCTTCGTCAAGGTTCTCGATTTCGCCGGCGGAACGGTGGTTCACGTCAATTCCGGCGTCGCCGGGCTGATGGCCGCCCTGATGCTCGGCAGGCGCAATGACACCGGTCCGGCGCATAATGTCGTGCTGACCTTTATCGGCGCCTCATTGCTGTGGGTCGGCTGGTTTGGCTTCAACGCCGGTTCCGCCGTCACCGCCGGATTGCAGGCGGGCATGGCGATGACGGTGACGCAGATCGCCACCGCCGTCTCGGCTTTTGTCTGGATGCTGGTCGAGTGGGCGCATCGCGGCAAACCGACGCTCGTTGGCGTCTGTTCCGGCGCGGTGGCGGGCCTCGTCGCCATCACGCCGGCCTCCGGCTTCGTCGGCCCCGGCGGATCAATGGTGATCGGCGTCGCGGCCGGCGTGATTTGCTATGGCGCCGTCACATGGCTCAAAGCGGCTCTTGGCTATGACGACGCGCTGGATTGCTTCGGCGTGCATGGCGTCGGCGGCGCGACAGGCGCTATTCTGACCGGCGTCTTCGCGATCAGTGAATATGGCGGCACAGCGGGCCTGATCGAAGGCAACACACATCAGGTGGTCAATCAGCTGATCGGCGTTGGCGTCGTCGTCGCGTATGACGCCATCGTCTCTCTGATCATTCTTTTCATCATCGAGAAGGCGATCGGTTTGCGAGTGGCGAGCGAAGTGGAAATGGAAGGGCTCGATCTGTCGCTGCACGGCGAGGCCGTTCATTGA
- a CDS encoding cytochrome C, whose product MTNATKSWRDVRFIASFAGAASFAAAIVVAGVLIRPPGASALPSFARQTGQPCATCHTAFPQLTPFGRRFKLGGYTMGGGMSLQQAPPLAMMVIGSFSHTQDNQDSPPTPSTHTNNNPLLQQLSLFYGGQIYGNLGAFIQGTYDGASQHMFLDASDVRYADTTKLLGFDVTYGVTVNNTPTVEDVWNTTPAWGFPFVASTLAPQFALPGTLIEGGLGNHVIGTGVYTFWNDMFYVDFTAYQNLSTGTLQALGEPEVIGSTSIDGVAPYWRAAFEYDTGEQSFEVGTYGIFANTLPGRVAGFGFDQIMDVAVDAQYQYIGDPHNITLRLTNIHESQQLNSSYLQGGASNLYNTLNSFKASAEYVYDHTYSLTAGYFNVSGSADALLYGANSLVNLPNGEGIIVDAAFLPFSKGGPSFYPWLNARLGVSYTSYLKVFGGGNNFDGLNVNHNAAGNNTLLLYAWMAF is encoded by the coding sequence ATGACCAACGCAACCAAAAGCTGGCGCGATGTTCGGTTCATCGCCAGCTTCGCAGGCGCCGCATCCTTCGCCGCGGCGATCGTCGTCGCCGGCGTCCTGATCAGGCCGCCGGGCGCTTCGGCTCTTCCGAGCTTCGCCCGGCAAACCGGCCAGCCCTGCGCCACATGCCATACGGCGTTTCCGCAACTGACGCCCTTTGGCCGCCGATTCAAGCTGGGCGGCTACACGATGGGCGGCGGCATGAGCTTGCAACAGGCGCCGCCGCTTGCCATGATGGTGATTGGATCTTTCAGCCACACGCAGGATAATCAGGATTCGCCGCCGACGCCCTCGACGCACACCAATAACAATCCGCTCCTGCAGCAACTCAGTCTTTTCTACGGCGGCCAGATCTATGGGAATCTCGGCGCCTTCATCCAGGGCACCTATGACGGCGCCTCCCAGCATATGTTTCTCGACGCCAGCGACGTCCGCTATGCGGACACGACGAAGCTTCTGGGATTTGACGTCACCTACGGCGTGACGGTCAACAACACGCCGACCGTCGAGGATGTCTGGAACACGACGCCGGCGTGGGGCTTTCCGTTCGTCGCCTCGACGCTCGCCCCCCAGTTCGCGCTGCCGGGGACCTTGATCGAGGGCGGTCTCGGCAATCATGTCATCGGGACGGGAGTCTACACGTTCTGGAACGATATGTTCTATGTCGATTTCACCGCCTATCAAAATCTGTCGACGGGAACGTTACAGGCGCTTGGCGAGCCGGAGGTTATCGGCTCCACCTCGATCGACGGCGTAGCGCCCTACTGGCGCGCCGCGTTTGAATACGATACCGGCGAGCAATCCTTCGAGGTGGGAACCTATGGCATTTTTGCCAACACGCTCCCCGGCCGGGTCGCCGGTTTCGGATTCGACCAGATTATGGACGTCGCCGTTGACGCCCAATACCAGTACATCGGAGATCCGCACAACATTACATTGCGGCTGACGAACATACACGAAAGCCAGCAGCTTAATTCAAGCTACCTGCAGGGCGGCGCTTCCAACCTTTACAATACGCTGAATAGCTTCAAGGCCTCAGCTGAATACGTCTATGATCACACCTATAGTTTGACCGCAGGTTACTTCAACGTGTCCGGCTCCGCCGACGCCTTGCTTTACGGCGCAAATTCGCTCGTCAATCTCCCCAACGGCGAAGGAATCATTGTCGACGCAGCCTTTTTGCCATTCAGCAAGGGCGGCCCGTCCTTCTACCCTTGGCTCAATGCACGTCTTGGCGTCTCCTATACGAGTTATCTGAAGGTTTTCGGCGGGGGAAACAATTTTGACGGCCTCAATGTGAACCATAACGCCGCCGGCAATAACACGCTTTTGCTGTACGCTTGGATGGCGTTCTGA
- a CDS encoding high-potential iron-sulfur protein gives MSRAAVAYQGAPKGAQSCSNCRLFIAPNACKQVDGAISPNGWCRIWSKA, from the coding sequence GTGTCGCGGGCGGCGGTAGCCTATCAAGGCGCGCCCAAAGGCGCCCAAAGCTGCTCCAATTGTCGCCTGTTTATAGCGCCGAACGCCTGCAAGCAGGTCGATGGCGCGATCAGCCCGAACGGCTGGTGCAGGATCTGGTCAAAGGCCTGA